A window of the Thermoleophilia bacterium SCSIO 60948 genome harbors these coding sequences:
- a CDS encoding ZIP family metal transporter, with product MIELLLAAGATTLATGLGAIPVWLLGDDVARYRAAMLGVVAGVMGVAAIVGLILPGLEESDGVGEVGLGTLTGVGFLLVARAALDHHDGRRGVARDTRAWILIGAVLTVHSLPEGFAIGTAYASPTQGLGLFMVVAIAIQNIPEGTSVALPMATDGRRRAAQFWAAVGTSVPQPLGAAIAYLAVEQVSALLPFSFGFAAGAMLALVVVQVVPDALRAGARGASVGFIAGSALMLGLGIALDLGTT from the coding sequence GTGATCGAGCTGCTGCTCGCGGCCGGCGCGACGACGCTCGCGACCGGACTCGGCGCGATCCCGGTCTGGCTGCTGGGCGACGACGTCGCGCGCTACCGCGCGGCCATGCTGGGCGTCGTCGCCGGCGTCATGGGCGTCGCGGCGATCGTCGGCCTGATCCTCCCCGGGCTCGAGGAGTCCGACGGGGTTGGCGAGGTCGGACTCGGGACCCTGACCGGAGTCGGGTTCCTCCTGGTCGCACGAGCCGCACTCGATCACCACGACGGACGCCGGGGGGTAGCCCGCGACACACGCGCTTGGATCCTGATCGGAGCGGTGCTGACGGTCCACAGCCTTCCCGAAGGATTCGCGATCGGCACCGCCTATGCGTCGCCGACGCAGGGACTCGGTCTCTTCATGGTTGTCGCGATCGCGATCCAGAACATCCCTGAGGGGACGAGTGTCGCGTTGCCGATGGCGACGGATGGGCGCCGCCGCGCGGCGCAGTTCTGGGCCGCGGTCGGAACGAGCGTGCCGCAGCCGCTCGGGGCGGCGATCGCCTACCTCGCCGTCGAACAGGTCTCCGCGCTGCTGCCGTTCTCTTTCGGGTTCGCCGCGGGGGCGATGCTCGCACTCGTCGTGGTGCAGGTCGTTCCCGACGCGCTCCGCGCGGGGGCGCGAGGTGCATCGGTGGGTTTCATCGCCGGTTCGGCTCTCATGCTCGGCTTGGGCATCGCTCTCGATCTGGGGACGACATGA
- a CDS encoding universal stress protein has translation MQRSLIIGYRAADRGEDAIALGAALAERLEMKPVVATVIEWPGAWLSESDLQELVRKHMGEQGEALRERLAPLDAEVRYDVSSSPALGLRELAFEKHAGLIVISSTHRSAFGQAMLGSTGESLLTDAPCAVAVAAMGSAKTESRFDRIAVAYDGSPESQSALRAGIDLARRSNAKLTLVGVMDFTGDGYADGWAEAMRTDPYDLARKTKRQALEHALASVPSGVEASSELLSGAPGYALAQASHDHDLMVVGSRGYGRVRRTVAGSSTRRLLREALCHVVVTPRSAGSDPLHVTGNGYEEGADRERQESHAGS, from the coding sequence GTGCAGCGTTCGCTGATCATCGGATATCGGGCCGCCGACAGGGGCGAAGACGCGATCGCCCTGGGTGCGGCCCTGGCAGAGCGGCTCGAGATGAAGCCGGTCGTCGCGACGGTCATCGAGTGGCCCGGGGCCTGGCTGAGCGAATCCGATCTCCAAGAGCTCGTTCGCAAGCACATGGGCGAGCAGGGTGAGGCGCTCCGCGAGCGCCTCGCACCGCTCGACGCCGAGGTCCGCTACGACGTCTCTTCCTCTCCGGCACTCGGCCTTCGCGAGCTCGCGTTCGAAAAGCACGCGGGGCTGATCGTGATCAGCTCGACCCATCGCAGCGCCTTCGGCCAGGCGATGCTCGGGAGCACCGGGGAGTCGTTGCTGACCGATGCCCCGTGCGCGGTCGCCGTCGCAGCGATGGGCTCGGCCAAGACGGAGTCTCGATTCGACCGGATCGCCGTCGCCTACGACGGTTCGCCGGAGTCGCAGTCGGCGCTTCGCGCCGGGATCGACCTCGCGCGCCGGAGCAACGCCAAGCTGACCCTCGTCGGGGTAATGGACTTCACCGGTGACGGCTACGCCGACGGCTGGGCCGAGGCGATGAGAACCGACCCCTACGACCTGGCACGCAAGACAAAACGGCAAGCGCTCGAGCACGCGCTCGCCAGCGTCCCTTCCGGCGTCGAGGCCAGCAGCGAGCTGCTGAGCGGCGCGCCGGGCTACGCGCTCGCGCAGGCGAGTCACGATCACGACCTGATGGTCGTCGGCTCGCGGGGCTACGGGAGGGTTCGCCGCACGGTCGCCGGTAGCTCGACGCGGCGGCTGCTCCGCGAGGCGCTCTGTCACGTCGTGGTGACCCCGCGAAGCGCCGGCTCCGACCCGCTCCACGTCACCGGGAACGGATACGAGGAAGGCGCCGACCGCGAGCGGCAGGAAAGTCACGCCGGGAGCTGA
- a CDS encoding GAF domain-containing sensor histidine kinase produces the protein MASALNQAELERLLTAGRGLVSRLDLESVLRDVLGAARELCSSRYAALGVLDAEKLELDRFIFEGIDEETVRAIGALPRGHGILGELIRDPKPLRLDEIGAHPHSYGFPAGHPQMTTFLGAPVKIGDEVFGNIYLTEKLDGEPFTERDEEMLGVLSEFAAVAIENARSHAALTSRHELLEQAVRGLRATVDLSRQIDGLTRRDRVFELVTKRGRALLEAEICVGAIRVGPELQVADAAGEVPVDIGGTALGEVASDASRGGSVVRLVGAEAEDLGRRLRVGARDVLIAPLRARGRELGALVFIDPAGTNFQLDHELLLEAFATAAANGIAASQAFEDERARLSMRSSERERRRWARELHDETLQELGALRVLLDSPTGAGESLAARLDRASAQVERIISGLRGLVTELRPAALDELGIEAAVEALVQRTRERGGLAIDLDIQIDSAQRGRERMDPELESAIYRIVQEALSNAVKHASASRVRVALEQRGRSVVLNVVDDGVGIAADGDPEGFGLVGMAERVALLSGELEVGPNAGGGTRVRVLLPLVRRANSAGDAEYVDATDADGVLGSDATAIGPG, from the coding sequence ATGGCGAGCGCACTGAATCAGGCTGAACTCGAGCGCCTGCTGACCGCCGGCCGAGGTCTGGTCTCCCGCCTCGACCTCGAGTCGGTGCTCCGCGACGTCCTGGGCGCCGCACGCGAGCTCTGCTCGTCGCGCTACGCGGCGCTCGGCGTGCTCGACGCCGAGAAGCTCGAGTTAGACCGTTTCATCTTCGAGGGAATCGATGAGGAGACCGTGCGGGCAATCGGCGCGCTGCCGCGCGGCCACGGCATCCTCGGCGAGCTGATCCGCGACCCGAAGCCGCTGCGGCTCGACGAGATCGGCGCTCACCCGCACTCCTATGGCTTCCCTGCCGGACATCCGCAGATGACGACGTTCCTCGGCGCACCGGTGAAGATCGGTGACGAGGTCTTCGGCAACATCTACCTGACCGAGAAGCTCGACGGCGAGCCGTTCACCGAGCGTGACGAGGAGATGCTCGGAGTGCTGTCGGAGTTCGCGGCTGTCGCGATCGAGAACGCGCGCTCGCACGCGGCCCTCACAAGCCGCCATGAGCTCCTCGAGCAGGCCGTGCGGGGCCTTCGGGCGACCGTCGACCTGAGTCGCCAGATCGACGGGCTGACCCGACGAGACCGGGTGTTCGAGCTCGTGACGAAGCGGGGGCGGGCCCTGCTCGAGGCCGAGATATGCGTCGGCGCGATCCGTGTCGGCCCCGAGCTTCAGGTCGCCGACGCGGCGGGCGAGGTGCCCGTCGACATCGGCGGCACCGCGCTCGGTGAGGTCGCCTCCGACGCATCGAGGGGAGGCTCCGTTGTGCGGCTCGTGGGCGCGGAGGCTGAGGATCTCGGACGCCGGCTGAGAGTGGGGGCGCGGGACGTGCTCATCGCCCCGCTTCGAGCTCGGGGACGCGAGCTCGGAGCGCTCGTCTTCATCGACCCGGCGGGCACCAACTTCCAGCTCGACCACGAGCTCCTGCTCGAGGCTTTCGCGACGGCAGCGGCCAACGGGATCGCCGCGAGTCAGGCCTTCGAGGACGAGCGCGCCCGCCTCTCCATGCGCTCGTCCGAACGCGAGCGCCGGCGCTGGGCGCGCGAGCTCCACGACGAGACGCTCCAGGAGCTCGGCGCTCTGCGCGTCCTGCTCGACAGCCCCACCGGGGCGGGCGAGTCGCTCGCCGCGCGACTCGATCGAGCCAGCGCTCAGGTCGAGCGGATCATCTCCGGGCTCCGAGGGCTGGTCACCGAACTGCGGCCCGCCGCGCTCGACGAGCTCGGGATCGAGGCCGCCGTCGAGGCCCTGGTACAGAGGACCCGCGAGCGCGGCGGGCTGGCCATCGATCTCGACATCCAGATCGACTCCGCGCAACGTGGCAGGGAGCGCATGGATCCCGAGCTCGAGTCGGCGATCTACAGGATCGTGCAGGAGGCGCTTTCCAACGCCGTTAAGCACGCGAGCGCGAGCCGGGTCCGGGTCGCCCTCGAGCAGCGTGGCCGCAGCGTGGTGCTGAACGTCGTAGACGACGGGGTGGGGATCGCGGCCGATGGAGACCCTGAGGGATTCGGACTCGTGGGCATGGCCGAGCGGGTCGCGCTGCTCTCGGGCGAACTCGAGGTCGGCCCGAACGCGGGCGGCGGAACCCGTGTGCGGGTCCTGCTTCCGCTCGTGCGTCGCGCGAACTCCGCCGGCGACGCCGAGTACGTAGACGCTACGGACGCCGACGGGGTGCTCGGCTCCGACGCGACCGCGATCGGCCCGGGGTAG
- a CDS encoding universal stress protein encodes MSAIQPTYVIGYAPSGRGDDALALGLALGELAGAFQIVATVVPWRGELMDLDRRQRLVAGDTARLRLEIRDRLTGHDWEARTILRDSAAQALAELAEHESAQLIVLGGTRHGRGGRALLGSTTESVLGGAPCAVAVAPHGYARKPGRGLENIAVAFDGSAESERALEAAIGIAEPLGARITLCAVAGAPRYGYREAWETISRGECETRDERRKRRMLERRLRWMPAGTRAGARVVVGVTGATLADLSAGFDLMLVGSRGYGPLRRTVLGSATRRLLAEGRCPVIVTPRGSSGEPLRMRGGVRENGSVLGAGPGLGAD; translated from the coding sequence GTGTCCGCGATCCAGCCCACCTACGTGATCGGCTACGCGCCGTCCGGGCGGGGCGACGATGCGCTCGCGCTCGGGCTGGCGCTCGGTGAGCTCGCCGGCGCGTTTCAGATCGTCGCCACGGTGGTGCCGTGGCGGGGCGAGCTGATGGACCTCGACCGGCGGCAACGACTCGTGGCCGGCGACACCGCGCGTCTGAGGCTCGAGATCCGTGACCGGCTCACCGGCCACGACTGGGAGGCGCGGACGATTCTTCGCGACTCGGCGGCGCAGGCGCTCGCCGAGCTCGCCGAACACGAGAGCGCCCAACTGATCGTGCTGGGCGGGACACGTCACGGCCGCGGTGGTCGCGCGCTGCTCGGCAGCACCACCGAGTCGGTGCTCGGCGGCGCGCCCTGCGCGGTCGCGGTCGCGCCGCACGGGTACGCGCGTAAGCCGGGTCGCGGGCTGGAGAACATCGCGGTCGCCTTTGACGGGTCGGCTGAATCCGAGCGGGCGCTCGAGGCCGCTATCGGCATCGCCGAACCGCTTGGCGCCCGGATCACCCTCTGCGCCGTGGCCGGCGCCCCGCGCTACGGCTATCGCGAGGCCTGGGAGACGATCTCGCGGGGGGAGTGCGAGACCCGCGACGAACGACGCAAGCGGCGGATGCTCGAACGGAGGCTGCGCTGGATGCCCGCGGGGACGCGGGCCGGGGCGCGGGTCGTTGTCGGGGTCACGGGGGCGACGCTCGCCGATCTCAGCGCCGGGTTCGACCTGATGCTCGTCGGCTCGCGCGGATACGGACCCCTGCGGCGCACGGTCCTCGGCAGCGCGACGCGCCGCCTTCTCGCCGAGGGTCGTTGCCCGGTCATCGTCACGCCTCGCGGCTCGAGCGGCGAGCCACTGAGGATGCGCGGCGGGGTCCGCGAGAACGGGTCGGTGCTCGGAGCCGGCCCGGGGCTAGGAGCGGACTGA
- a CDS encoding universal stress protein — MQEVIAAFEDTPQGRDALALGDMLADVAGAELSVASIYELDPLLLRVGEYPAVRNEYFDRAFAAAHEATTRPFTELPVTAISPQEGLQRVAIERKASVVVVGSSHRSRVGRLLAGNVGEGVLSAAPCAVAVAPRDFARAEHPAKARIGVAWDGRPEARAALESAIELAAAREGTQLTIMTIAPTYTDFEGETHVFDELREKYEAVVAAVPGIVPEHVAYTTELIELRARSFADQIAERGADLDLLIVGSRSFGPVRRALVGSTSRQLFRSAPCPVMIVPRTGAEEDEVHADSSERRPTESVPAA; from the coding sequence ATGCAAGAAGTGATCGCAGCTTTCGAGGACACCCCGCAGGGGCGCGACGCCCTCGCGCTCGGGGACATGCTCGCGGACGTCGCCGGCGCTGAGCTGAGCGTCGCGTCGATCTACGAGCTCGATCCGCTGCTCCTGCGGGTCGGCGAGTACCCGGCCGTCCGCAATGAGTACTTCGATCGCGCCTTCGCGGCCGCGCATGAGGCGACCACCAGGCCGTTCACCGAGTTGCCGGTGACCGCGATCAGCCCGCAGGAGGGACTGCAGCGCGTCGCCATCGAGCGCAAGGCGAGCGTCGTGGTCGTCGGCTCCTCACATCGCAGCCGAGTCGGTCGCCTGCTCGCCGGAAACGTCGGCGAGGGGGTCCTGTCGGCGGCTCCGTGCGCCGTCGCCGTCGCTCCGCGGGACTTCGCGCGCGCCGAGCATCCAGCGAAGGCGCGGATCGGCGTCGCCTGGGACGGACGGCCGGAGGCCCGAGCCGCGCTCGAGTCCGCGATCGAGCTCGCGGCGGCTCGAGAGGGCACGCAGCTCACGATCATGACGATCGCGCCCACGTACACCGACTTCGAGGGCGAGACCCACGTCTTCGACGAGCTGCGCGAGAAGTACGAGGCCGTCGTAGCCGCCGTGCCCGGGATCGTCCCTGAGCACGTCGCCTACACGACCGAGTTGATCGAGCTGCGCGCGCGTTCCTTCGCCGACCAGATCGCCGAGCGAGGTGCCGACCTCGATCTGCTGATCGTCGGCTCGAGGTCGTTCGGACCGGTGCGGCGAGCTCTCGTGGGGAGCACCTCGCGCCAGCTGTTTCGCTCGGCGCCCTGCCCGGTGATGATCGTCCCGCGGACCGGCGCCGAGGAGGACGAGGTCCACGCGGACAGCTCGGAGCGCAGGCCCACCGAGTCCGTCCCCGCCGCCTGA
- a CDS encoding universal stress protein, which yields MGAERAMVVGYLETSEGEDSVALGRRLAAAFDMRPVVTVVLPFTGAWLGESAYDELLRERLAEPVERARRSFEPIEAESRFELASSPALGLRRAAASTQAGLMVIGSTHHCAIGHALMGSTGDSLLTDLPCAIAVAPTGLATDTRTKIRHVGVAFDGSPESYSALSAGIQVAQRTRARLTLVTVMEFARYGYAIGWTALPTADYRDLERESKQEILDRGLERVPPHVAAGSELLSGSVGDALSEVSGDFDLLLAGSRGYGPIRRTVAGSSTHKLLRAAGCPVLLTPRGAGTDPLRLNEEDPDAIPVDVRQEVLSA from the coding sequence GTGGGAGCGGAACGAGCGATGGTCGTCGGCTACCTGGAGACGAGCGAGGGCGAGGACTCGGTAGCGCTCGGCCGCCGGCTCGCGGCCGCTTTCGACATGCGCCCGGTCGTCACCGTCGTCCTCCCGTTCACCGGTGCGTGGCTGGGTGAATCCGCCTATGACGAATTGCTTCGCGAGCGGCTCGCCGAACCGGTCGAGCGGGCGCGCCGCTCGTTCGAACCGATCGAGGCCGAGTCGCGGTTCGAGCTCGCCTCGTCCCCGGCGCTCGGCCTTCGGCGAGCGGCAGCCTCGACTCAAGCCGGACTGATGGTCATCGGGTCGACACACCACTGCGCGATCGGCCATGCGCTGATGGGCAGCACGGGGGATTCGCTCCTGACCGATCTGCCGTGCGCCATCGCGGTCGCCCCGACCGGCCTGGCCACCGACACCCGAACGAAGATCCGGCACGTCGGAGTCGCCTTCGACGGATCCCCGGAGTCGTACTCGGCCCTGAGCGCGGGGATCCAGGTGGCCCAGCGGACCCGCGCACGACTGACCCTCGTCACCGTGATGGAGTTCGCGCGCTACGGCTACGCCATCGGCTGGACGGCCCTACCGACCGCCGACTATCGCGATCTCGAGCGCGAGTCGAAGCAGGAGATCCTCGATCGCGGACTCGAACGGGTGCCGCCCCACGTCGCCGCCGGGTCGGAGCTCCTGAGCGGATCCGTCGGTGACGCGCTGTCGGAGGTCTCCGGCGATTTCGACCTCCTGCTGGCGGGCTCGCGCGGCTACGGGCCGATCCGCCGCACGGTCGCGGGGAGCTCGACCCACAAGTTGCTGCGGGCTGCGGGCTGCCCGGTCCTGCTCACCCCGCGCGGCGCCGGTACGGATCCGCTCCGCCTCAACGAGGAGGACCCGGACGCGATACCCGTCGATGTGCGGCAGGAGGTCCTGAGCGCGTGA
- a CDS encoding response regulator transcription factor, which translates to MGENHPAEPSSETMTVIIADDHEIVRDGVALILDAEPDIEVVAEVGDIESAKRRTAGLKPTVLVLDLSLGDESSIPAIPEILKRAPETRIVALTMHDDPSFAREALNMGASGFVIKDAAGRELVDAIRQVVDGGSYVHPALGARLASVQDGPPGGLTSRETEVLGLIALGYTNPEIAERLVLSVRTIETHRASIQRKLGATSRSELVRFAIENGLAAKP; encoded by the coding sequence ATGGGAGAGAACCACCCCGCCGAGCCCTCGTCGGAGACGATGACCGTGATCATCGCCGACGACCACGAGATCGTGCGCGACGGGGTCGCCCTCATCCTCGACGCCGAGCCCGACATCGAGGTGGTCGCCGAGGTCGGCGACATCGAGTCGGCCAAGCGGCGGACGGCCGGGCTCAAACCGACGGTCCTGGTCTTGGACCTGAGCCTCGGCGACGAGTCGAGCATCCCCGCCATCCCCGAGATCCTGAAGCGGGCACCCGAGACGCGGATCGTCGCCCTGACGATGCACGACGATCCCTCGTTCGCCCGCGAGGCGCTCAACATGGGCGCGAGCGGTTTCGTCATCAAGGACGCCGCCGGACGCGAGCTCGTCGACGCGATCCGTCAGGTGGTCGACGGAGGCAGCTACGTCCACCCCGCCCTTGGAGCGCGCCTGGCGAGCGTCCAGGACGGGCCGCCCGGAGGACTGACGTCACGCGAGACCGAGGTCCTCGGGTTGATCGCGCTCGGCTACACCAACCCGGAGATAGCCGAGCGCCTCGTGCTGAGCGTCAGGACGATCGAGACCCACCGCGCGAGCATCCAGCGAAAGCTCGGGGCGACGAGTCGCTCCGAGCTCGTTCGCTTCGCGATCGAGAACGGGCTCGCGGCAAAGCCCTGA
- a CDS encoding universal stress protein — MHRTLLIAYAPRPQGEDALRLGRSLSDVLEMDRAVVEVIDWPDGLVLDGDLEIVTRERREELAEHVVAEFGSAPADIIVRSGGSAGRVIQAEAAALAARLLVIGSAHHGPIGDAVLGATGETVILDAPCAVAIAPRRYTESSDHEIRRIGVGFDGSAEAWTALETAVGVAGLVGGTVSVIVVARFPSWSHATAYATLTLAEYHERDLEEREEMMRSGLERVPAPIRGEGVVITGPPGEVLAEHSRDLDLMLVGSRGYGRLKRTILGSTSRKLLRNAHCPVLITPRGAGLDPLELRTAAASVRS, encoded by the coding sequence TTGCACCGAACGCTCCTGATCGCCTACGCGCCGAGGCCCCAGGGCGAAGATGCCCTTCGCCTCGGGCGGTCGCTGTCCGACGTGCTCGAGATGGATCGCGCCGTCGTCGAGGTCATCGACTGGCCCGACGGCCTCGTCCTCGACGGCGATCTCGAGATCGTCACGCGCGAGCGGCGCGAAGAGCTCGCCGAACACGTCGTGGCGGAGTTCGGGAGCGCGCCCGCCGACATCATCGTGCGCTCAGGCGGATCGGCCGGCCGTGTCATCCAAGCCGAGGCGGCCGCGCTGGCCGCGCGGCTGCTCGTGATCGGCTCCGCGCACCACGGGCCGATCGGCGACGCCGTGCTCGGCGCGACCGGTGAGACGGTGATCCTCGACGCGCCCTGCGCCGTCGCGATCGCTCCGCGTCGCTACACGGAGAGCTCGGATCACGAGATTCGCCGAATCGGCGTCGGCTTCGACGGCTCGGCCGAGGCGTGGACCGCGCTCGAGACGGCGGTCGGTGTAGCCGGGCTCGTCGGAGGCACGGTCTCCGTGATCGTCGTGGCCCGCTTTCCGAGCTGGTCGCACGCCACGGCATATGCCACGCTCACGCTGGCTGAGTACCACGAGCGCGACCTCGAGGAACGCGAGGAAATGATGCGTTCCGGTCTCGAGCGGGTCCCTGCGCCCATCCGCGGCGAGGGGGTCGTGATCACGGGTCCTCCCGGCGAGGTGCTGGCCGAGCACAGCCGCGACCTGGACCTGATGCTCGTCGGCTCGCGCGGCTACGGGCGCCTCAAGCGCACGATCCTCGGAAGCACCTCCCGCAAGCTGCTGCGAAACGCGCACTGCCCGGTGTTGATCACGCCGCGCGGCGCCGGGCTCGATCCGCTCGAGCTGAGGACGGCCGCGGCGTCAGTCCGCTCCTAG